One Lepus europaeus isolate LE1 chromosome 7, mLepTim1.pri, whole genome shotgun sequence DNA segment encodes these proteins:
- the LOC133764321 gene encoding olfactory receptor 4A47-like isoform X1 — protein MESRNNVTYFVLLGLTQNAQGQKILLVLFLIIYILTVVGNLLIVVTVSVSKTLDSPMYFFLACLSFMDVFYSSAITPKLISDLFFGKNTISFQSCMTQLFIEHFFGGSGVFILLAMAYDRYVAICKPLHYLVIMRRWVCVVLLVVSWVGGFLHSVIQLSTIYGLPFCGPNIIDHYMCDMYPLLKLVCTDTYVTSLLVAANGGVICAVVFLLLLISYGVIWNSLKNLSQEGRRKALQTCGSHITVVVFFFVPCIFMYARPARTFPIDKSVSVFYTVITPMLNPLIYTLRNSEMTNAMKKLCWKQVSLVLSSLSPSLSLSLPVSKTLHLK, from the exons ATGGAATCCAGGAACAATGTGACTTACTTTGTGCTCTTGGGCCTTACACAGAATGCACAGGGACAGAAAATACTTCTTGTTTTGTTCTTGATCATCTACATTCTGACTGTTGTGGGAAACTTGCTCATTGTCGTGACTGTCTCTGTCAGTAAGACCCTGGACTCACCAATGTACTTCTTTCTTGCCTGCTTATCCTTTATGGATGTCTTTTACTCCTCAGCCATTACGCCTAAGTTGATTTCAGATTTGTTCTTTGGGAAAAACACCATAAGCTTCCAATCTTGTATGACCCAGCTCTTTATAGAGCACTTCTTTGGTGGATCAGGGGTCTTTATTCTATTGGCTatggcctatgaccgctatgtggccatctgtaaGCCCTTGCACTATTTGGTTATCATGAGGCGATGGGTGTGTGTTGTGCTGCTGGTAGTGTCCTGGGTTGGAGGGTTTCTGCATTCAGTCATTCAACTCAGCACTATTTATGGGCTCCCATTCTGTGGCCCCAACATCATTGATCATTATATGTGTGACATGTACCCCTTACTGAAACTTGTCTGTACTGACACGTATGTCACTAGTCTCTTAGTGGCAGCCAATGGAGGTGTGATCTGTGCGGTTGTGTTTCTGCTCTTACTCATCTCTTACGGTGTCATCTGGAACTCTTTAAAGAACCTTAGCCAGGAAGGGAGACGGAAAGCTCTCCAGACCTGTGGTTCCCACATCACTGtggttgttttcttctttgttccCTGCATTTTCATGTATGCAAGACCTGCTAGGACCTTCCCCATTGACAAATCAGTGAGTGTGTTTTATACAGTCATAacccccatgctgaaccccttAATCTACACTCTGAGAAACTCAGAGATGACAAATGCCATGAAGAAGCTCTGTTGGAAACAAGTATC cctGGTtttaagttctctctctccctctctctctctctctctccctgtctctaaaactctgcatttaaaataa
- the LOC133764321 gene encoding olfactory receptor 4A47-like isoform X2, producing the protein MESRNNVTYFVLLGLTQNAQGQKILLVLFLIIYILTVVGNLLIVVTVSVSKTLDSPMYFFLACLSFMDVFYSSAITPKLISDLFFGKNTISFQSCMTQLFIEHFFGGSGVFILLAMAYDRYVAICKPLHYLVIMRRWVCVVLLVVSWVGGFLHSVIQLSTIYGLPFCGPNIIDHYMCDMYPLLKLVCTDTYVTSLLVAANGGVICAVVFLLLLISYGVIWNSLKNLSQEGRRKALQTCGSHITVVVFFFVPCIFMYARPARTFPIDKSVSVFYTVITPMLNPLIYTLRNSEMTNAMKKLCWKQVSLDRA; encoded by the coding sequence ATGGAATCCAGGAACAATGTGACTTACTTTGTGCTCTTGGGCCTTACACAGAATGCACAGGGACAGAAAATACTTCTTGTTTTGTTCTTGATCATCTACATTCTGACTGTTGTGGGAAACTTGCTCATTGTCGTGACTGTCTCTGTCAGTAAGACCCTGGACTCACCAATGTACTTCTTTCTTGCCTGCTTATCCTTTATGGATGTCTTTTACTCCTCAGCCATTACGCCTAAGTTGATTTCAGATTTGTTCTTTGGGAAAAACACCATAAGCTTCCAATCTTGTATGACCCAGCTCTTTATAGAGCACTTCTTTGGTGGATCAGGGGTCTTTATTCTATTGGCTatggcctatgaccgctatgtggccatctgtaaGCCCTTGCACTATTTGGTTATCATGAGGCGATGGGTGTGTGTTGTGCTGCTGGTAGTGTCCTGGGTTGGAGGGTTTCTGCATTCAGTCATTCAACTCAGCACTATTTATGGGCTCCCATTCTGTGGCCCCAACATCATTGATCATTATATGTGTGACATGTACCCCTTACTGAAACTTGTCTGTACTGACACGTATGTCACTAGTCTCTTAGTGGCAGCCAATGGAGGTGTGATCTGTGCGGTTGTGTTTCTGCTCTTACTCATCTCTTACGGTGTCATCTGGAACTCTTTAAAGAACCTTAGCCAGGAAGGGAGACGGAAAGCTCTCCAGACCTGTGGTTCCCACATCACTGtggttgttttcttctttgttccCTGCATTTTCATGTATGCAAGACCTGCTAGGACCTTCCCCATTGACAAATCAGTGAGTGTGTTTTATACAGTCATAacccccatgctgaaccccttAATCTACACTCTGAGAAACTCAGAGATGACAAATGCCATGAAGAAGCTCTGTTGGAAACAAGTATCATTGGATAGAGCTTAA